The DNA region GGGAAGAGATACCCCTGAAATCTTGATAATTACTAGAGGCTACCCTCGTCTGTAAAGTGgagtggaaactgaggcaggaagaagaCTAACCCAGTCAGGCTGATGGGAGTGTGGGCCCCAAATCTGGCTCAACAGCCAGACCATCCTTTCGGCAGTCAGCTTTCCTAGACGCCAGCTGGGGGAGATGATGCCACAGGTGACAGGATGGGCCTGTACCCCTTGGGATGGTTCCTGTGCCATCTCTTCTCACTGCCCTTTCGTCCCAGACCCCAGCTTGGCCTGGGAGTTCTGGAGTCTTAACCCTCTGGCTGTGGGTGTATCCATCCTGGCTTCCCCACCTCCAGCACTTGGGAGGCTTTCTCTGGCGCCACCTGCTGGTTGAATCACACACCTGCACGTGGTGTCTGTGCATGCGTCCCTTCTCGGATGGGGGTGTCAGATCTGAGAGGAAGTTACTGCACCAGGGCCATAGGAACTGGAGCACCTCCCTGGGCTTCTGAATTGGGGTCTTCGGAGCATTGAGGAAGGGGTGCCCCCTTCTCACCCTCCCCCATGACCAGTGAGGAGCCCTTATTTGGGGGACGGATCCAGGTACAATCAGTCTGGGCACACAAATGGAGGCGGCAGGGTGCACCAGCCCTCCCACCCAGGTACAGCTGTAGGTGCCAGGCCTGCCTGGTCTCTGCTGAGGAAGCAAAAAAGTCTCGGGGTAGAGAGAGAAGCTTGGATGTACTAACTGTGCAACGAGAATGCAACCTCCCTgatcttttcctcatctgtgaaatgggccaGCAGTTCCCCCTCCTGAGCAGGGTTGAAGCTTTTTTAGGGTCTTATTCCTTTTCCCCCACTGGGCCCTGGCCCCATGAGCTCTTGTCTCCTTCCAGCTCGAGTTGCATTGGTGACCAGTAGCTCCACTCAAGTCTGAGCTGGTTGGGGCGGGGGGCTGTCTTTAGCCCACAGCACTTGGTGGTGTCATCTCAGTGTGGATAGAATAGGCAAAGGGGTCAGCTCATCCACCCCCGCTCCCTACAAATCCCCTACATCTTCCCTTAGGAGAGGTAACTGATTTAAAGCTCTTCATCTGGCACCTGGCATGTGCTAAGTGCTGTGTTAGCACTGTTTATAGCCAAGGGCCTCTGGGGATAAGTGACAGCAGGTAAGGTTGCCCATGGAGGGTAAGTTCCTTCCTGTCTCAGCCATGGCTCCCGTGGCCATCCTTTGACCTTGTCATTACTAATAACCACGGCACCTCTGAAATCAACTCCTGCCGCCTCATCCTCGCCTTCCAACAAATCTTCCTCCGACTCCAGGCTTCAGTGACCTTGTTCTCAACCACTTTCTCAACGTTGAACCCCACACCTCTTTCCTTTCAATCTTGCCCAGCTTAGATTTTGTCGTCTGTTGTGTAATTCACTCACTCTCAGTCAAAACCTCCctcagaaaagggaaccctcctacgctgttggtgggaatgtaagttggtgaagccactatggaaaacagtttggaggttcctcagaaactaaaaacagaattaacctatggtccagcaatcccactcctgggcatatatccagacaaaactataattcaaaaagctacatgcacccctatgtcccTAGCAGCGCTatgcacaatagccaagacatggaagcaacctgaatgtccactgacagatgattggataaaaaGGTGTGGTccgtacatacaatggaatactactcagctataaaaaagagtgaaatgccatttgcagcaacatggatgcaactagagattatcataagtgaagtcagaaagagaaagacaaataccatacgatatcacttatatgtggaatctaaaataggacacaaatgaacctatgaaacagaaacagactcatggacacagaacagacttgtggttgccaagggggagggggttggggagggatggtgTGTGAGGTTGGGggtagcagatgtaagcttttatatacaggATGTATTAACAAGGTCCTGCTGtttagcacagagaactatattcaatatcctatgataaaccataatggagaagaatttttaaagaatgcatatatatgtataactgaatcgctttgctgtacagcagaaattaacatcaTATTGATTCAGAGCTGCCCGTGAAGCACAAGCCACAGGGGAGGACTCAGCTGCAGGGAACAGCAGCGCAGCTCTGGGGGCCACGGAAGAAGTGCAGAAACCAGACTTCACGGACTACACAGTTGTGCCTAGATCTGCCCCTACATGGAGCAGCCAGGAATAATTTGAAGACCACATAAGGGCTGAGTTTTGAGTGGTGGCAGATCCCCGCTGACATCCCACTGAGGATGTTTGATTGTCCCCCTGTATTCCAAACCAGATGTCTTTGGATGGCAATCTCCTTTCGCTCACCCTGCGGTGGCCAGAGCGGAAGCTGGATTAGATGTAGGTGGGCAATAGggtaaaggtttaaaaaattatatcccaTGACTGATTGCCTAAGATTATGTATGAGGAGTGATCATAAGTAATGAgagctaaaaaaattaaaatgaatcaactatacttcaattaaaaaaaaacctccctcACTCCTCGCCTCTTCCCCACCTCACGATGCTCAGTGGAAAAAGCCCCATCCCGACTTGAACCAGCTActgccccctccaccctccctgaCCAGCTGCGTGTTCCTGGAGGAAGAACACCCCACCTACTGACTGATCTCATTTGAAACTCACGGCAACGAATCTTGAGAGACCTAACGGCTTCTGACTCTGCTTGTCTAGCTTGCGTGAGATCCCCTTCAGAACAGCTGTTCACaccccctctcctctccacctcccacaCCCCTGCCCACTTTCTCTCACCTctttgagaaaatagaagcacATGGGGCAGGAAGGCCCTTTCCAGCACCACATGTAACAAACGACCCCATCTGGACTctgtcctccctcctcttcccactgAGGTCGTGTCCCGCTGACCCCAGCTCGCCCCCTTTTCCTCAGGTCCTCAGGGTCCACTCCTCCGTCCccacctcctttctctcctgcacCGTCTGCTTCTCCCTGTCTCCTGGATCGGTGTTGCCGGTATATGAACATGCTCTGCTCCCTCCCGTGGAGAACCACCTCTCTCAGCCCTACATTCCCTCCAGCTGCCACATGTCCTCCCTCACAGCCGAAGTCCTCAGCTTCCCTGCCTCACCTCTCATTATCTCCTCAAACCACTCCAATTAGCTTGTCTCCACCCCTTGCTTCATGGAAATGGCTCTGTTCGGCATCACCAGTGATGTCCTTGTTGCTAAACCCAGCAGTTAGGTCCTCTCGTTCAGCCTCTCCCATCATTCAGCACAGTTGGCCACCCCAGGCTCCCATGACCTAGCCTGCTGCACTTTTCTATCCACCTCCCTGGCTGTGTCTCAGTCTCCTTGGCCAGCTCTACTTTCTCTGCTCAGCCGCTAAATATGAATCACTCTGAGCCTTGTTTTTTTTCGGCCATGCCGGGAGGCTTGTGAggtcttagttccttgaccaaggattgaactcaggccctcagcagtgaaagcgcggagtcctaaccactggactgccggggaattcccagAGCCTTGTTCTCTTACTCAGCTACATTCTTGGCCAGTCTCATGGCTTTATATTCAAAAATCCATTTCTCCACCCCTGATGTCACCCCTGAGCTCTAAGCTCATTTCCAATTGATGACTTGATGTCTCCACATAGATCTCCAATGGTCATTGGGCTTGGCCACATATATGACCTATTCAGGCCAATGAAATCTAAGACGGACTGACATCACCATACTTTTTCCTTGTCCATGTTAACCAGCAATATTCAAATATTGGCCTGGGTCCCAGAGAAAAATGTCCAAGCAGAGCCACAGTTGACCTGCAATAGACATGCAGCAGGAGGGAGAAATGTTTGCTGTATTAAGTGAGATTTGGCGGGGGAGCAGAGGGGGGGTGTTACCACAGCATAATCTAGCCTATCCTGACTACATGTACCTCATAAAGTTGTGAAATCCAATAAGGTAATAGAAGCTTTTTGCATGAAGACAGGTTTTCACTGTCTCCCCAGCACTTATTGTATAGTGGGGGAGACAAGACATACCTCTGTGGTTGGAAAACAGGCCTTGCTGGAAATATAGTGGAGTTCCAGCTCACACCGGAGCCCAATTCTCAGTCAGTCCCTTGGTACCAAATTTATCCTTGAAGTTCCCTTAAATTGCCCATTAAATACAGAATGGTGTGACCTGTGCTGAAGATCAACACAGCCTGTTTTCCTCCAGCACTGGAGCAAATGGCTTTTCTTTGGTTGAATACCAAATAAATTGATTTGTTGAAGTACGCCTTGTACAAGAAAAGTTTGTCTTTAAACAGCAAAACCACACTCTATATGGTAAGACACTGCCTACCAAATCTATCTGCTCTTCCTCCTAGTCCCACAACTAATCTCTTTCCCAACCTCCCCTGCATGTAGATGTGGCCACGTGACTTGAGTTGCAGCCAATGCAATGGGAGTGGCAGTAGCACGTGCCAATTCCTTGCCTTCCCATCAACCAGCCTCGTGCAGTCCTCCAGGTGCACCTCTGCCTGCATGAGATGAAGGCAAGCAGGGTGCTCTTGGAAGCTGTGTGTTGAAAATCACAGAACCGTAAGTCGGGAGGAGCCTGAGTCCCTGAATCTCTGCTTCAGGAGCTCCCAGTCAGAAGCTCCTGATTAGGCCTTAACATGAgttaaaaataatctatcttgggacttccctggtggcgcagtggttaagaatttgcctggcaatgcaggggacacgggtttgagccctggtcccggaagatcccacatgccgtggagcaactaagcccgtgtgccacaactactgagtttgcgctctacagcccacaagccacaactactgagcccgcgcacctagagcctgtgctctgcaacaagagaagccaccgcaatgagaaacccgcgcactgcaacgaagagtagcacacaccccctccccccccccccgctcgctgcaactagagaaaaagcccacgtgcagtaaaataaataaatttttaaaaaaagatattgttacgccaaggctgcactattgtctCTTGACATCTCCTCCCTTGTTTCCCCttctgattagcaactgtttgaacctgccctttggaactcaggcaAGGTCACGGAGGCTGAATGAAggctattccctacaaacaagaaacaggagacacgaaaggatttgtacctgggagccccacagggtcctgctgggtttcaTTAGCGGACcagcaaatataaaaaatgaattttaaaatacagaatacgTGTAGACGTGAAGAATTTATTTAGACACTGAATCAGTGAGTagcagtggttgcctctggggagaaCTGGGAGCTTAAAGTGGCAGACTTGTCATCCTTCTGTAATGTGTGCAATTTACTATTTTTACATGTGAATAACTTACCTATTATTTTGAAAGATTCCTTCAGCGCCTCCATGTGGCCCTCAGGGTGAAATCCAAAAGCCCTCCTGGGTTCCTCGGACTGCTGCAGGCTTCCACCCCACCTCTCTTCAGCTCTCCAGCCACCAACCCCCAGTGCTCCGCGTTCCAGCAAATCAATCCGCTCCCATTTGGCAACTGCTCAGGGCGCTCTCTGGCCTCCCAGCTCCCTCAGCTGAGAACCAATGCTCTCCTCTGCATTAACCCTTCCCGCCCCAATTCCTATTACCAGTTTTCTACTTAAGACACCCAAAGCACTACAGCACATTCTAACCCTATCCCCCAACAAGCACCTCCCTAACTGCATCATCTCCTTCCTGGCTATCCTGTGGCCTCCTTTCCACTGAATCCCCTGGGCCTAGAGCAGTTGAGGCTCaatacacatcttttttttttctttggcagtggcacacggcttgtgggatttgagttccctgaccagggatcaaacctgtgccccctgcagcgcaagcgtggagccctaaccaatgcactgccagggaagtccctcaatacaCATCAGCCCTCTCAGACATGAGGCCCTCTTGGCTAAACTATTACAAGGATAAAATAAGTACTATCTGCAAAGAAGccccagcacagggtctggcataTGGTAGGCTCAATGCAGTCTTAAAAAGAAAGCTGATGCCAGACAGCTTTCTGCTCAGATAGCAGGGATAGCTGTCAGGGACAGATGCCTGGAACAGTGTCTCCTATGCTAAGTacccaaaaaaatgtttaagagggAACAGTGATTCTCAGTGTAACTGGGAAGAAGAATCAATCAGCTGGAGTTTATTAAAACTTCAGACTTCTGGGGCCATCCCTAGAATTTCCAACTCTGAAAGTCTGGCACAGGGTCCAAGAAGCTGAATTTTCAAGAAATATCCCACAAGTGGTCTAAGGACCACATTCTGAGAAACCAACCGATCTATTTGTGAGTATTTAAGCCGCTACGATATGTCAGGTCAAGGTTAATCTTCTTTGTAGGGatagagaaagaacaagaagagtctgtgccctcatggagtttatattttagTGAGGGTAGAAAATATCAGGTACACAAGTAAAGGTAGACAGCCAGTGACGGTGTcgtaaagaaaataaagcaggtggGCGGAGGACATAGAATGCGCttgggtggcagggaggggatcTCTCTGAGGTCACTGAGGAATGACAGGAAGGAGCCAGCCAGTAAACTACTGCGGCAAAAGTATCCAGATGGATCCTCATTTTCCCCCAAGCTCCCCTCGACCCAGGCCCTGGTCCAAGACTATCTCAAAGGAAACCAAGTCCAGAACAGCGATGCTCCCGCCTTTATAATCAAGGCTTTCGGAGCCAGGACAGAGATTGCAATGGGGATCTCGACAGCACCTTCTCTCTGGGCCATGGAACCCACAGGCTTCCTCTATCTAGCCAGGAGCAGAGGTCTGAACCCCTGCCTTTTGGGAAACCtggcccctgccccacctccctcaCTCAAGTGTCCCTAAGGTCTCAGCCAAGCCAGATCCCAGGGCTGAGCCAGCAGGGGTGACTATGCCCGATCCTCACACAGCTCTCTTCGGGCCCCGGGAGCACTGCCCGTGTGGGCGGGGCCTCCTGAGCATCCTTCCTGATTTGAAGTCCAGGTCCCTGGAGATCACAGGGGTGGGACTGGTCCCCAGGATTACGGAGAACATGACATCACCAAAGAGGCTGGTCCCCTTCCCAGCAGGCTGGACAACACATTGGGAAGACATGTGCCTGGGACCTCCTAGGAGGGACAGGGGTGCCGCGTGGCACAGTGAGACTCCCAGGGCAGGTGGGTAGCCAGGGGCTGGAGGTTCCAGGATCACTTCTTCTTGGCACGATCTGCTGCGTCCAGGGCAGCCATGTTGCGGGCGGCTGTGATCAGGTGGATGACGCTGATGAGGGACTTGAGCAAGGCAATAGGGGCTGTGATCCAGAGGCCCATTCGGAAAAGACCTACAGAGCCAACTGTGGGAAGGGAGCAGGGGCGATACAGAGAAAACAGGATGCGGGTGAGGGAGGGGCCTTTGACTCCCCAGGCAGGCCcgaccccctcccaccctcctgcccagccccacaTCTCCTACCTAAAGGTCCCTCGGAGAAATTGAACAGGTAGAGGAGGCAGTAGAAGAGCTCATTTCCAGCACACAGGGTAAACAGAGCGGGCTGCACAGACAGCAAAAAGGCTGCTTAAGCAAGAGGGTAGGGTAGTGCCCCCGATCCCCCAACTAAGGGCCGGGGGGCCAGGAACTGTACTGGAGAAAGAGGGGTGCAGGGCGGTACAGGTAGGATGTGGGTGGGCATAGGGGGAACAGGGCAGATCAGGGAACCTGCCCAAGGCCCTTCACCCTCCCCTTCCGCAGGAGCTGTGGGCAGCACTCACCACAAGGTTACGAACC from Tursiops truncatus isolate mTurTru1 chromosome 15, mTurTru1.mat.Y, whole genome shotgun sequence includes:
- the CDIPT gene encoding CDP-diacylglycerol--inositol 3-phosphatidyltransferase isoform X2, coding for MLDMLTDRCSTMCLLVNLALLYPRATLLFQLSMSLDVASHWLHLHSSVVRGSESHKMIDLSGNPVLRIYYTSRPALFTLCAGNELFYCLLYLFNFSEGPLVGSVGLFRMGLWITAPIALLKSLISVIHLITAARNMAALDAADRAKKK